One stretch of Rhodospirillaceae bacterium DNA includes these proteins:
- the flhA gene encoding flagellar biosynthesis protein FlhA, translating to MTDTATGANTGGGMGAFNQAVKFMKRGEIALALGLVAVLSVLIFPMPAWLLDVSLAFSITVSILILMVVLFIEKPLDFSSFPTVLLLVTMLRLALNLASTRLILTHGHEGTDAAGHVIQAFGGFIMGGNYVIGIIVFAILVLVNFVVITKGSGRIAEVSARFSLDAMPGKQMAVDADLSAGLIDEKEAKQRRKTLEDESNFFGSMDGAAKFVRGDAIAGLIIVFINVIGGIIIGVAQAGMSMSEAASTYTLLSVGDGLVSQIPALIVSTGAGMLVTKAGVAGSTDKAVFKQLSGYPAALGLAAFLMTLLSMMPGIPAVPFMALACITGTMAFLVMRHQRKVVVEAAQAHVVEQSHVPVAEEPISTALTLDAIRLELGYGLLGLINTERGHRLTDQVKALRRQLAGEMGFILPAVRIQDNLQINANSYVIRIKEIEAGRGDLRPNMILVMDPRGDKINMTGEDTTEPTFGLPAMWVDPSAREEALFRGYTVVDPATVITTHLTELVKDNMQELLSHSETQKLLDELPKEHQKLVADLIPGQISVGGVQRVLQALLTERVSIRDLSNILEGIAEATGYSRNVNAIVEHVRARLARQISDASSDNSGVIPLVTLSPEWEQAFANAVRGDGEERQLVMAPSDLQQFIQTVRQTFERFAIMGDSPVLLTSPGIRPFVRSIVERFRPATTVMSQNEIHPKAKIRTLGQI from the coding sequence ATGACCGATACGGCAACGGGCGCAAACACCGGCGGCGGCATGGGCGCCTTCAATCAGGCCGTCAAATTCATGAAGCGCGGCGAGATCGCGCTGGCTCTGGGCCTGGTTGCTGTGCTGTCCGTGCTGATCTTCCCGATGCCGGCCTGGCTGCTGGACGTTTCGCTCGCCTTCTCCATCACCGTCTCCATCCTCATCCTGATGGTGGTGCTGTTCATCGAAAAGCCGCTCGACTTCTCCAGCTTCCCGACGGTCCTGCTGCTGGTCACGATGCTGCGTCTCGCCTTGAACCTCGCCTCGACCCGCCTCATCCTCACCCATGGCCATGAAGGCACCGATGCCGCCGGCCACGTCATCCAGGCGTTCGGCGGTTTCATCATGGGTGGCAATTACGTTATCGGCATCATCGTCTTTGCCATCCTCGTGCTGGTCAACTTCGTCGTCATCACCAAGGGCTCGGGCCGCATCGCCGAGGTCTCGGCGCGTTTCAGCCTCGACGCCATGCCCGGCAAGCAGATGGCGGTCGATGCCGATCTCTCGGCCGGCCTCATCGATGAAAAGGAAGCAAAGCAGCGCCGCAAGACCCTGGAGGATGAGAGCAACTTCTTCGGCTCGATGGACGGTGCTGCGAAGTTCGTGCGCGGCGACGCCATCGCCGGCCTCATCATCGTCTTTATCAACGTCATCGGCGGCATCATCATCGGCGTGGCGCAGGCCGGCATGTCGATGAGCGAGGCGGCCTCGACCTATACGCTGCTCAGCGTCGGCGACGGCCTCGTCTCGCAGATCCCGGCCCTCATCGTCTCGACCGGTGCCGGTATGCTGGTGACCAAGGCCGGCGTCGCAGGCTCGACCGACAAGGCGGTGTTCAAGCAGCTCTCCGGCTATCCGGCAGCGCTGGGTCTTGCCGCCTTTCTCATGACCCTCCTTTCCATGATGCCGGGCATTCCGGCCGTCCCCTTCATGGCGCTGGCCTGCATCACCGGCACCATGGCCTTCCTCGTCATGCGCCATCAGCGCAAGGTCGTGGTCGAGGCGGCGCAGGCCCACGTCGTCGAACAATCCCATGTCCCGGTCGCCGAAGAGCCGATCTCGACCGCCCTCACGCTCGACGCCATCCGCCTCGAACTCGGCTACGGCCTCCTCGGCCTCATCAATACCGAACGCGGCCACCGCCTGACCGATCAGGTGAAGGCATTGCGCCGCCAATTGGCCGGTGAAATGGGCTTCATCCTGCCGGCCGTCCGCATCCAGGACAATCTGCAGATCAACGCCAATTCCTATGTCATCCGCATCAAGGAAATCGAAGCCGGCCGCGGCGATCTCCGCCCCAACATGATCCTGGTCATGGACCCGCGCGGCGACAAGATCAACATGACCGGCGAAGACACGACCGAACCCACCTTCGGCCTGCCCGCCATGTGGGTCGACCCCAGCGCCCGCGAGGAAGCACTCTTCCGCGGCTATACCGTGGTCGATCCGGCGACCGTCATCACCACCCATCTGACCGAGCTGGTGAAGGACAACATGCAGGAATTGTTGTCTCATTCGGAAACACAGAAGCTGCTCGACGAGTTGCCCAAGGAACACCAGAAGCTGGTGGCCGACCTCATCCCGGGCCAGATCTCCGTGGGCGGCGTCCAGCGCGTGCTGCAGGCGCTGCTCACCGAACGCGTCTCGATCCGCGACCTCTCCAACATTCTCGAAGGCATCGCCGAGGCCACCGGCTATTCGCGCAACGTGAATGCCATCGTCGAACATGTCCGCGCCCGCCTCGCCCGCCAGATCTCCGACGCCAGCAGCGACAATTCCGGCGTCATTCCGCTGGTCACCTTGTCGCCGGAATGGGAACAGGCCTTCGCCAACGCGGTCCGCGGCGATGGCGAGGAGCGCCAGCTGGTCATGGCGCCCAGCGACCTCCAGCAATTCATCCAGACCGTACGCCAGACCTTTGAACGCTTCGCCATCATGGGCGACAGCCCGGTGCTGCTCACCAGCCCCGGCATCCGGCCCTTCGTGCGCTCGATCGTCGAGCGCTTCCGTCCGGCGACGACCGTGATGTCGCAGAACGAAATCCACCCCAAGGCCAAGATCCGTACGCTCGGGCAGATCTGA
- a CDS encoding GTP-binding protein yields the protein MRLRSFNAPSIKDAMALVKAELGPDAVILNTEQIGRAFKITAALDRDAILAQPRPNTSQDPLDAIAQALDFHRVAPALAERLTHQAANVLLDSPHQALASALRARFPVQALTDRQPTRPIMLVGLPGAGKTATLAKLLARAKLRRWPAIAITCDVVKAGAIEQLGTYAKALQIPAFRAKDAATLKRAVDQAPPGAFVIIDTVGCNPLDADDLAHVSALAQSVKAEMVLVMAAGGCPVESGELGQLFTEAGAQRLIPTRIDAARRYGGILAAAESGRLAFAEFGTSPEIANGLEIAGADRLADWLLETTAGPRLAVHDLARSEDDIRTNETRASGTWL from the coding sequence ATGCGCCTGCGCAGCTTCAACGCGCCCAGCATCAAGGATGCCATGGCGTTGGTGAAGGCCGAGCTTGGCCCCGACGCGGTCATCCTCAACACCGAACAGATCGGCCGTGCGTTCAAGATCACAGCTGCCCTCGACCGCGATGCGATCCTTGCCCAACCGCGACCCAACACCTCCCAGGACCCGCTCGACGCCATCGCCCAGGCGCTTGACTTCCACCGCGTGGCACCTGCCCTGGCCGAGCGGCTCACCCACCAGGCGGCCAATGTGCTGCTCGACAGTCCGCACCAGGCGCTGGCTTCCGCCTTGCGCGCGCGCTTCCCGGTGCAGGCGCTGACCGACCGGCAACCGACCAGGCCGATCATGCTGGTGGGCCTGCCCGGTGCCGGCAAGACCGCGACGCTCGCCAAGCTGCTGGCGCGGGCCAAGCTGCGCAGATGGCCCGCCATCGCCATCACCTGCGATGTGGTGAAGGCCGGCGCCATCGAACAATTGGGCACCTATGCCAAGGCCCTGCAGATACCGGCCTTTCGCGCCAAGGATGCGGCGACCCTGAAGCGCGCCGTCGACCAGGCGCCGCCCGGCGCCTTCGTCATCATCGATACGGTCGGCTGCAATCCGCTGGATGCCGACGACCTCGCTCATGTCTCGGCCCTCGCCCAATCCGTAAAGGCCGAGATGGTGCTGGTCATGGCCGCAGGCGGTTGCCCGGTCGAATCCGGCGAACTCGGCCAGCTCTTCACCGAAGCCGGTGCGCAGCGCCTCATTCCGACCCGGATTGACGCCGCGCGGCGCTACGGTGGTATCCTGGCCGCGGCTGAAAGCGGTCGCCTGGCCTTTGCCGAATTCGGCACCTCGCCGGAAATCGCCAACGGGCTGGAGATCGCCGGCGCCGATCGTCTCGCCGACTGGCTGCTGGAGACAACGGCCGGGCCGAGATTGGCGGTGCACGACCTAGCGCGCAGCGAGGATGACATCAGGACCAACGAAACCAGGGCGAGTGGAACGTGGCTATGA
- a CDS encoding P-loop NTPase — translation MSEAGQTGIAAAKPDAGVISGAIAIASGKGGVGKTWLAISLAQALARNGERVMLFDGDLGLANVDIQMGLTPAIDLGTALERQWPLARAATQVPAGFDVIAGRSGSGGLANMPAHRLAILTAGLRDVAVGYDRIIVDLGAGIDRPVRSLAALCATIIVVINDEPTTLTDAYALIKMLTADQAPSRIGIVVNSAQDMAAGQQTYATLSKACQNFLKLNPPLLGIIRRDPKVKDAIRAQTPLLTRHPGAIAAQDVEALAGQIPLIALT, via the coding sequence ATGAGCGAAGCGGGTCAGACTGGAATTGCCGCGGCCAAGCCGGACGCCGGCGTGATCAGCGGCGCCATCGCCATCGCGTCGGGCAAGGGCGGGGTCGGCAAGACCTGGCTCGCCATTTCGCTGGCCCAGGCACTGGCCCGGAACGGCGAACGCGTCATGCTGTTCGACGGCGATCTGGGTCTTGCCAATGTCGACATCCAGATGGGCCTGACGCCCGCCATCGATCTCGGCACGGCGCTTGAACGGCAATGGCCCCTGGCGCGAGCGGCGACCCAGGTCCCCGCCGGCTTCGACGTCATTGCCGGCCGCTCCGGGTCGGGCGGCCTTGCCAACATGCCGGCGCACCGCCTCGCCATCCTGACGGCGGGGCTGCGCGATGTGGCGGTGGGTTACGACCGGATCATCGTCGATCTTGGCGCCGGCATCGACCGCCCGGTGCGCTCGCTGGCAGCACTTTGCGCCACCATCATCGTCGTCATCAATGACGAGCCCACCACGCTCACTGATGCTTACGCGCTCATCAAGATGCTGACCGCGGACCAGGCGCCCTCCAGGATCGGCATCGTCGTCAATTCGGCGCAGGATATGGCGGCCGGCCAGCAGACCTATGCGACCCTGTCCAAGGCCTGCCAGAACTTCCTCAAGCTCAACCCGCCGCTGCTCGGCATCATCCGCCGCGACCCCAAGGTCAAGGATGCGATCCGCGCGCAGACACCCTTGCTCACCCGCCATCCAGGGGCGATCGCCGCCCAGGATGTTGAGGCCCTGGCCGGCCAGATCCCGCTCATCGCGCTCACATGA